From the genome of Torulaspora globosa chromosome 2, complete sequence, one region includes:
- the RTG3 gene encoding Rtg3p (ancestral locus Anc_7.438), giving the protein MDNDGRGDGQGDSSGAAASHLSLPAEYGGGKFSFATGFEDDLPTGQACSSDAPAKQRERLLYVKKEEADISPYLSMSHSQLNSSISFLDDKFSSSLLDGRQSVTDGSRNSISNNQHWGSFSNGAQNGPDTGQQSASFKNDELDLFFRRNDDALSSLADDLSSSFGSSLHSDLLASSYDSFQYQPQSLNGPSAGQTLSAHFSPPVRSPSSSVRAGSHLSASLRNGSAGTPGLMGTPRTRHASLSGNYYPDGYLSASVPKNLTADERLKRKREFHNAVERRRRELIKQKIKELGTIVPPSLLNYDMSGKQVKPNKGIILNKTVEYLEYLLQVVEIQERRKKQLLNKMKELEEKKERLASSQLAEQNRGSANNTTERPASHEPASLTKSVAQSDFTDIDVDVSNERIIDTRAKPHPHNFGVSQPWGESNSFGLMDNILSNSEHNLPLHDDLQQFLSGDLIEAEDNAKLMFNSGDRAEYLLDFDS; this is encoded by the coding sequence ATGGACAATGATGGCAGAGGAGACGGTCAAGGCGATTCTTCGGGAGCGGCTGCGAGCCATTTGAGTTTACCTGCAGAGTACGGAGGTGGCAAGTTCTCGTTTGCGACCGGATTCGAGGACGATCTTCCAACTGGACAAGCATGTTCGAGTGACGCGCCCGCCAAGCAGCGTGAGAGATTACTTTAcgtgaagaaggaagaagctgataTTTCTCCATATCTTTCTATGAGTCACTCGCAGCTGAATTCATCCATTTCCTTCTTGGACGACAAGTTTTCGAGCTCATTGCTTGATGGACGACAGTCCGTCACAGATGGGTCCCGAAATTCGATATCGAACAATCAACATTGGGGTTCGTTTAGCAATGGCGCTCAGAACGGTCCCGACACAGGGCAGCAGTCTGCGTCTTTCAAGAATGACGAACTAGACCTTTTTTTTCGAAGAAATGATGATGCACTGTCAAGCCTGGCGGATGACTTGAGCTCGTCATTTGGGTCCAGTTTGCATTCGGACTTGCTAGCTTCAAGTTACGACTCGTTTCAATACCAGCCTCAGTCGTTGAATGGTCCAAGTGCGGGTCAAACGCTATCGGCCCATTTTTCACCCCCGGTTAGAtcaccttcttcgtcagtACGAGCGGGAAGCCACTTGTCGGCTTCGTTGAGGAATGGAAGTGCGGGCACTCCAGGTCTTATGGGTACGCCGCGAACAAGACATGCCTCGCTGAGTGGGAACTACTATCCGGACGGATATCTATCAGCCAGCGTGCCAAAGAATTTAACGGCGGATGAGAGATTAAAGCGTAAGAGAGAGTTTCACAACGCTGTGGAGAGAAGAAGGCGAGAGCTTATCAAGCAGAAGATAAAAGAGCTCGGTACCATAGTACCACCTTCTCTCTTGAATTACGACATGAGTGGTAAGCAGGTGAAACCCAACAAAGGAATTATTCTGAACAAGACTGTGGAGTATCTCGAGTATCTGCTGCAAGTGGTGGAAATCCAAGAGCGAAGAAAAAAGCAGTTactgaacaagatgaaagaactggaagagaaaaaagagcGTCTGGCGTCTAGCCAACTTGCTGAACAGAATCGCGGCAGCGCGAATAACACTACTGAAAGGCCTGCATCTCATGAACCAGCATCTCTGACCAAGTCAGTGGCTCAAAGCGATTTTACTGATATTGATGTGGACGTCTCTAACGAGAGAATAATCGACACCCGAGCCAAACCTCATCCCCATAATTTTGGCGTATCGCAGCCATGGGGCGAATCTAACTCATTTGGCCTAATGGATAACATATTGTCAAACAGCGAGCATAATTTACCACTTCACGACGACCTGCAGCAATTCTTATCGGGTGATTTGattgaagcagaagataACGCCAAGCTAATGTTCAATAGTGGTGATCGTGCCGAGTATTTGTTAGACTTTGACTCCTAA
- a CDS encoding alpha-mannosyltransferase, producing the protein MMAIKSRLRQIVHVVRRKNSRVLRICMVVLLTTLIFIGLHQGSDYIEIDLLSNITYLNDYKAETNGTVSFDASKLRNVLKLTMDEIRRLSPQDEIDRTRGKDCRIGDIQIENSHDLDIVSRAELLKCVELHTSTKDKLKDLHRAFLHTMKDKIIPRFHKEMYVGSGIVFVAGGKFTMHVMPAIKAIRANAGGEIPIEIMIPPENTGESSFCDNVLPLLDPSGLTRCVFMETLFDSTTLGSVKGYQLKALALLASSFRKTLLLDADNYVVNPINKMFNCPIFDEFGLALWPDYWRRLHHPGVYDIAGIEVDTTKRTRYSVDNVSPAERYKVNDIGKVPFHDLDGAIPDGSTESGQLLVDKHKHLDTIILSLYYNYNGPSYYYPLLGQGFAGEGDKDTFAFAAKALSANGIHRNYYQVKAPVRAMGYWANKKDEVKILSEDRISADEQAFRGVAMIQHDLNADFEAYKKARQELHSKPMEELRALREEAFLSEVSADFTDIDKVFWQEQRKKGYDVKGFLSFFKEVPVSFIHSHLPKYDPWEYAANEDMMFDGRKTASRHEDEPNFTPAHHGHFRMYNDEFPKLTNYDLELSNWLCFQKYVCQENGYKNFNYLLQKVEKVQGGHKSLEHMCDYINKRVEMLLATTWEGSKVM; encoded by the coding sequence ATGATGGCAATAAAATCTCGACTGAGGCAAATTGTCCATGTTGtcagaagaaagaatagCAGAGTGCTGCGAATTTGTATGGTCGTTCTGCTGACCACTTTGATATTCATAGGATTGCACCAGGGTTCTGACTACATCGAAATTGATTTACTCTCGAACATTACTTACCTCAATGATTACAAAGCAGAGACGAACGGGACAGTATCGTTTGATGCAAGTAAGCTTCGCAATGTGCTGAAATTAACCATGGATGAGATCAGGCGGCTTTCACCACAAGATGAAATAGATCGAACCAGAGGAAAGGACTGCCGGATAGGGGATATACAGATTGAAAATTCCCATGATCTTGACATAGTAAGTCGAGCTGAACTGCTCAAATGCGTAGAGCTCCACACTTCCACCAAGGACAAGCTTAAGGACCTGCATAGGGCCTTTCTCCATACGATGAAAGACAAGATAATACCCAGATTCCATAAGGAGATGTATGTTGGTAGTGGAATTGTTTTCGTTGCTGGGGGAAAGTTTACCATGCATGTCATGCCGGCAATTAAAGCTATCAGGGCTAACGCCGGCGGTGAGATTCCGATCGAGATCATGATTCCTCCCGAGAACACCGGTGAATCATCTTTTTGTGACAATGTTTTACCATTACTTGATCCCTCCGGTCTGACACGCTGCGTCTTTATGGAGACATTATTTGACTCCACGACATTGGGAAGCGTGAAGGGCTACCAATTGAAAGCGTTGGCGCTTTTGGCATCAAGTTTCAGAAAAACGTTGCTTTTGGACGCTGATAACTACGTTGTCAATCCTATAAATAAGATGTTCAATTGCCCAATTTTTGATGAGTTTGGGTTGGCCTTATGGCCAGATTACTGGAGAAGGCTTCATCACCCCGGCGTTTATGATATAGCTGGGATAGAAGTTGATACCACGAAACGTACCCGGTACTCGGTTGATAACGTTTCACCTGCTGAGCGTTACAAAGTGAATGATATTGGCAAGGTTCCCTTCCATGATCTAGATGGAGCTATCCCAGATGGCAGCACAGAATCAGGCCAATTATTGGTTGACAAACATAAACATCTGGATACGATAATACTGAGTCTGTATTACAATTACAATGGACCCTCATATTACTATCCTTTGCTTGGCCAAGGTTTTGCTGGGGAAGGTGATAAAGACACTTTTGCCTTTGCAGCGAAGGCGCTGTCTGCAAATGGTATACACAGGAACTATTATCAGGTCAAAGCCCCTGTGAGGGCCATGGGGTACTGGGCAAATAAGAAAGATGAGGTGAAGATCTTAAGCGAAGATAGGATTAGTGCAGATGAGCAAGCTTTCCGTGGAGTGGCAATGATACAACATGATCTGAATGCTGATTTCGAAGCTTACAAGAAGGCACGCCAAGAACTCCATTCAAAACCGATGGAGGAGCTGCGCGCCCTGCGTGAGGAGGCCTTTCTGTCTGAGGTTTCTGCTGACTTCACTGACATTGATAAGGTTTTCTGGCAAGagcaaaggaagaagggTTACGACGTTAAGGGctttctttccttctttaaAGAAGTTCCCGTATCGTTCATCCATTCTCATCTTCCCAAGTATGATCCATGGGAATACGCCGCAAACGAAGATATGATGTTCGATGGCAGGAAAACAGCCTCTCGCCATGAGGATGAGCCCAACTTCACACCAGCCCACCACGGCCATTTCCGCATGTATAACGACGAATTCCCAAAGCTCACCAACTATGATTTGGAGCTCTCCAACTGGCTGTGCTTCCAAAAATACGTCTGTCAAGAAAATGGTTACAAGAATTTCAATTACCTGCTGCAAAAGGTCGAGAAAGTACAAGGTGGACATAAATCACTGGAACATATGTGCGATTACATCAATAAAAGAGTTGAAATGCTACTTGCGACAACATGGGAAGGATCCAAAGTTATGTGA
- the ECM21 gene encoding Ecm21p (ancestral locus Anc_7.436), producing MIEASRQFAMPYPLPRPIPSLADRDGEDHVFSTLGGLRPRSVSPTKNVGNRRRSSTIKSTLFSIFGAAGGSGSHQRGSSLPRSSSTLSVGCGETAVEEDEKSRRKSAAGGELGCLRHSRGSFNGAISAPSSPEQSSANEAEEGTASTSSCQRDGVVDGTTVGGNSTTCSSTSNPSRGSLKSFGREFLCEYLTERGLLAPKIISETPDIRISIATSGDHVFLPTMSSSDDEYLARLNGLRSDEEEAVEVEPDALQDRPLGNTPDVPSHSLPGFSDSTSLNDERAIEDDTDDASDELPGGLETGGSDTRTCQRMSSLTSTSVATPAFEIDNSMATCTMAVILSFPKVTTLGNIRGELCSRVRVYWHNGVPPTKSFYEEFYCAGSLEWELNTNNANLYVPLNVSSDEKIIENNRNLRPMKLFKNNSTEMRPYLDKNQTRTNLLKKVKLRKSQVFQPGDYVFIIPVVFSNHIPETLYMPSARVDYRFRIATKISSDDQTAVPGTDMDRGRQTETDQPSGRRFSNAIKKFKNNLHVMNQAQTKSDELNEIYSEYPIDVVRTPPLISISTANKPVYINRVWANSLSYEISFGQKYVPLGSKVPVKIKLAPMCKGIYLKRLRVSVIEKITFVSKNYEYEYDQIDPVAKDPYNPYFSDFASRRKKERNISLLEVRTSEKGSRAIREEIVENCINDNLLAYAAADSDDGQPIIGIAEPLMVETVLEFPRYEDLNKKTARTVPPYGIDVYTSVPNPEAASHVPTHRSGVMGFLVNRRPSLTHQSKGSSDSGQLGRPQSDENFHETTLRSNSGIPVQFHTNLNKTKRGLYLDSLNFSNIYSKHKLEFMLRISKIDDTNPKRLRHYEVLIDTPVFLVSELCNNGNMELPTYDMAIKKQPPLEADADAALPPTFEEAISVPGSPIQSPIVSPFGSPNVRSRYDADDLSIQQLSLSRSNSIAGPSETIPSSSHQMSLSHPMEANTRFNNLDGILSTNAANNTDSGASSGANEPASFVTSQEPTHGSGIFKSRYSLTQNSGPPKDDEDHGGTSEEEIPDSGPTASPPPGYDEVIPLMSDEE from the coding sequence ATGATTGAGGCCTCTCGTCAGTTTGCCATGCCTTATCCACTACCAAGACCGATTCCATCTCTAGCGGACCGTGATGGGGAAGACCATGTTTTCAGTACGTTGGGTGGCTTGCGACCTAGATCGGTGTCTCCAACGAAAAATGTAGGGAACCGGAGACGGTCTTCTACTATTAAGAGCACTTTATTCTCAATTTTCGGCGCCGCTGGCGGTTCCGGCTCACATCAGAGGGGTTCCAGTCTGCCGAGAAGCAGTTCGACTTTGAGCGTCGGCTGTGGTGAGACTGCggtggaagaagatgaaaaaagcagaagaaaaagtgCTGCAGGGGGCGAATTGGGCTGTTTAAGACACTCACGGGGCAGCTTTAATGGTGCTATATCGGCTCCTTCGTCGCCAGAGCAGAGTTCTGCGAATGAGGCAGAAGAAGGTactgcttcaacttcatcgtGTCAAAGGGATGGTGTCGTTGACGGTACCACCGTTGGAGGTAACTCGACTACCTGTTCTTCGACGTCGAATCCCTCGAGGGGCTCGCTGAAGTCATTTGGAAGGGAGTTCTTGTGCGAGTATCTTACTGAGCGGGGATTATTGGCGCCAAAAATTATATCAGAAACTCCTGACATCCGAATCTCAATAGCCACTAGTGGTGATCACGTCTTCCTGCCGACAATGTCCTCGAGCGACGACGAGTATCTAGCCAGACTGAACGGCCTACGAAGtgacgaggaggaagccGTGGAAGTGGAGCCCGATGCTTTGCAGGACAGGCCACTCGGCAATACTCCCGATGTTCCGAGCCATTCATTGCCAGGTTTCTCTGATTCAACTTCCTTAAATGACGAGAGAGCTATCGAAGATGACACAGATGATgcaagcgatgagcttccGGGAGGACTCGAAACCGGCGGTTCTGATACCAGAACGTGTCAACGCATGAGTTCTCTTACTTCTACTTCTGTGGCAACACCTGCTTTCGAGATTGACAATTCAATGGCCACATGCACGATGGCTGTAATTTTGTCGTTTCCTAAGGTAACTACGTTGGGAAATATTAGAGGGGAATTGTGCTCCCGGGTGAGGGTGTATTGGCACAATGGTGTCCCCCCAACAAAGTCGTTCTACGAGGAGTTTTATTGCGCAGGGTCCCTGGAATGGGAATTGAACACTAACAATGCAAATCTCTATGTTCCACTTAACGTTTCATCCGATGAGAAGATTATAGAGAACAATAGAAACCTCCGACCGATGAAGTTATTCAAGAATAATTCCACCGAAATGAGACCATACCTCGATAAGAATCAGACAAGGACAAATTTactgaagaaagtgaaaCTTCGTAAATCTCAAGTTTTCCAGCCCGGGGATTATGTCTTTATAATACCTGTTGTGTTTTCAAATCACATTCCTGAGACGCTCTATATGCCATCGGCCCGCGTCGACTACCGATTTCGTATTGCGACTAAAATTTCTTCGGACGATCAGACGGCTGTCCCAGGTACTGATATGGATCGTGGCAGGCAGACAGAGACTGATCAGCCTAGCGGAAGGAGATTCAGTAATGCAATTAAAAAGTTTAAAAATAATCTGCACGTAATGAACCAGGCGCAAACCAAAAGtgatgaattgaatgaAATATATTCTGAGTATCCAATCGACGTGGTACGAACGCCGCCTTTGATTTCTATCTCAACGGCAAATAAGCCGGTTTATATCAATCGTGTGTGGGCAAACTCATTATCATACGAGATTTCTTTTGGTCAAAAGTACGTTCCTCTCGGTAGCAAAGTGCCAGTTAAGATAAAGTTGGCTCCTATGTGCAAGGGCATTTATCTAAAGAGGTTGAGGGTTAGCGTGATCGAGAAGATCACGTTTGTGAGCAAGAATTACGAATATGAGTATGATCAGATTGATCCCGTCGCCAAAGACCCTTACAATCCCTACTTCAGTGATTTTGCCTcaaggaggaagaaagaacGGAACAtttctcttttggaagTCAGAACCAGTGAAAAGGGTTCTCGTGCCATTAGGGAAGAAATCGTTGAAAATTGCATTAACGACAATCTGCTAGCCTATGCCGCGGCCGACAGTGATGATGGGCAACCAATCATAGGAATAGCAGAACCATTAATGGTCGAGACTGTCCTTGAGTTTCCAAGATATGAAgatctgaacaagaagacAGCCAGGACTGTGCCGCCTTATGGCATCGATGTCTACACTAGCGTCCCAAATCCCGAGGCTGCGTCACATGTCCCTACTCATCGTAGCGGTGTAATGGGATTCTTGGTTAATCGTAGGCCTTCACTTACCCATCAGAGCAAAGGAAGTAGCGATTCCGGCCAGTTAGGCCGTCCTCAGTCTGACGAAAATTTCCACGAAACTACTTTAAGAAGCAACTCGGGAATTCCCGTCCAATTCCACACCAATTTGAACAAGACTAAACGTGGTCTCTACCTGGACAGCTTAAATTTCAGCAATATTTACAGTAAGCACAAACTGGAGTTTATGCTACGTATCAGCAAAATAGACGATACGAatccaaagagattgagacATTACGAAGTTTTGATCGACACGCCGGTTTTCTTAGTTTCTGAATTATGCAACAATGGTAACATGGAACTTCCGACTTACGATATGGCGATAAAAAAGCAGCCGCCTTTGGAAGCCGACGCGGATGCTGCACTACCGCCAACTTTTGAAGAGGCTATCTCTGTACCAGGCTCTCCAATACAATCGCCCATCGTGTCTCCGTTTGGATCTCCCAACGTAAGATCCCGCTATGACGCTGACGACCTGTCAATCCAGCAGTTAAGCTTGTCCCGCAGCAATTCAATAGCGGGACCCTCTGAAACAATACCTTCATCGTCTCACCAGATGTCGCTATCTCACCCAATGGAAGCCAACACGCGATTCAACAATCTCGATGGCATACTAAGTACCAATGCAGCCAACAATACGGACAGCGGAGCTTCATCCGGCGCAAACGAACCAGCTAGCTTCGTGACATCCCAAGAACCCACACATGGATCGGGCATTTTCAAGAGCAGATATTCTCTGACGCAAAATAGCGGTCCACCAAAAGACGACGAGGACCATGGAGGAacttcagaagaagaaataccAGACAGCGGGCCGACAGCTTCGCCGCCTCCAGGCTATGATGAAGTGATTCCGCTGatgagcgatgaagaataa
- the NTO1 gene encoding Nto1p (ancestral locus Anc_7.439): protein MQRGFRDNGPKLREEKQLEDLYCDLDKDTLIPIVRPDQDAPGDAPELDNGHSRVLNDDRGHLKQLIFNGKTTLERIRLHHKRTRFKKCKYSISQLGDDKQVNHLLGKKSKISSQGGSTFSEDQTPYLNKFSAPIGTAEEILKLPANLEQISSNLTDLVVEYDMDEQDDLYLQFLNDKCCQMKMNEEIFELLISAVEKEWTHLEKLIPPKSLVVEESPSGHRSETTRLHYELFGSDDGTERTTDQPCAVCGGADSDNANAIVFCDGCDIAVHQECYGIVFIPEGQWLCRRCLVSKNRKVSCLFCPSHTGAFKQTDTGSWAHVICGLWIPELYFANLHYMEPIEGVENISKSRWKLVCSICKQRTGACIQCTNKSCFTAFHVTCAKRAGLYMNFGGASISEVASNQAAGLRMLSCFCRKHSPPGWPDTTKGILQTRRYFAEYNDSEISTNLHLNQGRGGTKFGSANNKWKTNRGTPIAPNIFADHLSKIIASYGIPNAESTAYNICKYWSMKRELKRGGPLVRKYDPSSSNLLNEAQLQERINVTDILLKDLQKLRELSSLTRKRTSSWNSMKEVSYRVECLSRNPESYLMKEVVVDKFLESEVFKKIERSLTDNTMISKLIECKSYDVHSNESWEVFPSRMNTILSSLEEEPSSTRAFRNLVRKARTLLELLLGKFETADVTKRLHEDFIIEGDKVLVRPWKGQILKEQEELSDVEELKPQEVKLLKKLI, encoded by the coding sequence ATGCAAAGAGGTTTTCGAGACAATGGTCCAAAGTTACGAGAGGAGAAACAGCTCGAAGACCTGTACTGTGATCTTGACAAGGATACCCTTATACCAATCGTGCGACCCGACCAAGATGCCCCAGGAGATGCTCCCGAACTGGACAATGGTCATAGTCGAGTTCTCAACGATGATAGAGGACACCTAAAACAGCTGATATTCAACGGGAAGACAACTTTAGAACGAATCAGACTACATCATAAGAGAACAAGATTCAAAAAGTGCAAATACTCTATATCTCAATTGGGTGATGACAAGCAGGTGAATCATCTGCTTGgaaagaagagcaagattTCTAGCCAGGGAGGTAGTACTTTCAGCGAGGATCAGACGCCCTATCTGAATAAGTTCTCAGCTCCAATAGGTACAGCAGAGGAAATATTAAAACTACCGGCCAATCTTGAACAGATCTCCAGCAACCTGACTGACCTAGTGGTTGAATACGATATGGACGAACAGGACGATTTGTACTTGCAGTTTCTCAACGACAAATGCTgtcagatgaagatgaacgAGgaaatcttcgagctgTTAATTAGTGCAGTGGAAAAGGAATGGACCCATCTAGAAAAACTCATACCACCGAAATCCCTAGTAGTCGAAGAATCACCTTCTGGCCATCGCTCAGAGACCACCAGACTTCACTATGAGCTATTCGGCTCGGATGATGGGACAGAGAGAACTACAGACCAACCCTGTGCCGTGTGCGGTGGTGCAGATAGTGATAACGCCAATGCAATCGTTTTTTGCGATGGCTGCGATATAGCTGTTCACCAAGAATGTTATGGTATAGTGTTTATCCCGGAGGGCCAATGGCTTTGTAGAAGATGTTTGGTGTCAAAAAATCGTAAAGTTAGCTGCTTATTCTGTCCAAGCCACACGGGCGCCTTTAAGCAAACTGATACGGGATCATGGGCGCATGTCATCTGTGGTTTGTGGATTCCCGAATTATACTTTGCCAATCTACACTACATGGAACCGATTGAAGGCGTTGAAAATATCAGTAAGTCAAGATGGAAACTCGTCTGCAGCATCTGTAAGCAGCGTACGGGTGCTTGCATCCAATGTACTAACAAGAGCTGCTTCACTGCATTTCATGTAACATGCGCCAAAAGAGCTGGTCTCTACATGAACTTCGGAGGCGCTTCCATCAGTGAGGTCGCCTCCAACCAGGCTGCTGGCCTACGTATGCTaagctgcttctgcagaAAGCATTCGCCTCCGGGATGGCCAGACACAACAAAAGGTATTTTACAAACTAGACGCTATTTCGCTGAGTACAATGATAGTGAGATATCGACAAACCTGCATCTCAATCAAGGGAGAGGAGGCACCAAATTTGGCTCTGCAAACAACAAGTGGAAGACTAATAGAGGCACCCCTATTGCTCCGAATATATTTGCTGATCACCTCAGTAAAATAATTGCATCATATGGCATACCCAATGCAGAATCGACAGCGTACAACATCTGTAAATATTGGTCGATGAAAAGGGAGTTAAAAAGAGGCGGACCATTAGTAAGAAAGTACGATCCTAGCTCGTCCAACCTTTTGAATGAGGCGCAACTGCAGGAGAGAATTAATGTGACCGACATTTTGTTGAAAGACCTTCAGAAGCTCAGAGAGCTTTCCAGCCTAACCAGAAAGCGTACATCATCGTGGAACTCAATGAAGGAAGTCTCTTACCGCGTCGAATGCCTGAGCAGAAACCCTGAAAGTTATCTCATGAAGGAGGTCGTGGTCGATAAGTTCTTGGAGTCCGAAgttttcaaaaagatcGAACGCTCATTAACAGATAATACTATGATCTCGAAACTGATCGAGTGTAAATCATATGATGTACACAGTAATGAGAGTTGGGAGGTTTTTCCTTCTAGAATGAATACCATTCTTTCTTCCCTTGAGGAGGAGCCCTCTTCGACAAGAGCTTTTCGAAACCTTGTGAGAAAGGCGAGGACGTTATTAGAGCTGCTGTTAGGGAAGTTTGAGACCGCGGATGTTACCAAAAGACTTCACGAGGATTTCATTATCGAAGGAGACAAGGTATTAGTTAGACCCTGGAAAGGCCAGATTCtaaaagagcaagaagaattgagtgatgttgaagaactaAAGCCCCAGGAAGTCAAACTACTTAAGAAGTTAATATGA
- the SFT2 gene encoding Sft2p (ancestral locus Anc_7.437), with amino-acid sequence MSDTANGQVNSLRESLNRWNQSRSQNSQGFNESAKTLFSSWADSLNTRAQDVYQRLPISRQDLVQNQEPSWFNISRTERLLLFVCFILGSVACFTTCIFLFPVLAVKPRKFGLLWTMGSLLFVLAFGIFMGPMAYVKHLTSRERLPFSVFFFATCISTIYFAAIRKSALLTIPCAILELIALVYYAISYFPFGSTGIKVISSVGVNSARGALHI; translated from the coding sequence ATGTCTGATACTGCAAATGGCCAGGTGAATTCACTGCGAGAGTCGCTGAATAGGTGGAATCAATCACGCTCGCAAAATTCTCAAGGGTTCAATGAGTCCGCTAAGACGTTGTTCTCATCTTGGGCTGATTCTCTGAATACAAGAGCTCAGGATGTGTACCAGAGGTTGCCAATATCCAGACAGGACTTAGTACAGAACCAAGAACCGTCGTGGTTCAATATCTCGCGGACTGAGAGGTTGCTTTTGTTCGTCTGCTTTATACTGGGGTCCGTAGCGTGCTTTACCACCTGCATATTCCTGTTCCCGGTACTGGCCGTGAAACCCAGGAAATTTGGGCTCTTATGGACTATGGGATCATTGTTGTTTGTCCTGGCGTTTGGCATTTTTATGGGTCCGATGGCCTATGTTAAGCATTTAACCTCCAGAGAAAGACTGCCATTTAGcgtattcttctttgcaacATGCATTTCGACGATTTATTTTGCAGCTATTCGGAAAAGCGCGCTTTTAACCATTCCCTGTGCTATACTGGAGTTGATCGCGTTGGTGTATTACGCAATCTCTTACTTCCCCTTTGGAAGTACTGGAATCAAGGTAATAAGTTCCGTGGGAGTGAACTCGGCAAGAGGAGCGCTTCACATTTGA